The genomic interval GCTCTGTAATGGACCATCTCCTGACGAAAGAGCAACAGTCAGACCAACCAGACGATATGTGCGTATTGATGATTCAAGCAAAAGGAAGCAATTAATCTTTTTGTACTTTTTCAACGCTTTACATAGTAAACAAAAAGGATTTCTCTCAGGAGAAATCCTTTTTGTCGTTTTTAAGAGAAACTTATACGACAATGTCTTAGTATCTTCCTAATACATTTTCTGATAAAGTCTTTCTCCACCAGCAAGCTCTCTATATTTTGGCATTACATCAACAAAGCTTAATGTCTCTTTATCTCCTAAACCAAGAAAACCTTCTTTACTCAAACTTTCATAAAATAGATGGTGCACCTGGTTTTGGAGCACGGGATTAAAATAAATCAGTACATTTCTACAAATGATGACATGAAACTCATTAAAGGATTGGTCTGTTACTAAATTATGTTGGGCAAAAATAATATTTTTCAAAAGATCAGAATGAAAATATGCATATTGATGGTCGGTTTTATAATATTCCGAGAAAGCATTTGTTCCTCCAGCAAGCATATAATTTTTGGTATATGCTTGCATTTTATGTAAAGGAAATACCCCTTTGCTTGCCTTTTGAAGCACATTTTCATTCATATCAGTTGCATATATAACAGCCTTTTCCTTTAGACCCTCTTCTTCCAATAAAATAGCCATCGAAAATACTTCTTCCCCTGTAGCACAACCCGCATGCCATATCCGGATTTCATCATACTTTCGTAAATGGGGGATTACTTGCTCTCTAAATGCGCGAAAAAAGCTTGGGTTCCTAAACATTTCCGTTACATTGATAGAAAAATCATTTAAAAGCTGTTCTAGGAAAACCTCCTCGTGTATCACTCGTTCAAGTAATCGTGTAATCGTAGGAATATTATCCATTTTCATTCTGTAGTAAATCCTGCGCGTAATAGAAGATCGGTTATATTGACGAAAATCAAAACCTGATAATCGAAATATCCCTTCAAGCAGCAGATTCACTTCTATGTCTGCATGATCTGGATTCTCTACCTCTGGATCGTTATTCAGGAATGGATTATTCATAACCGGCTCTCCTCCTTACTTAACTAGCCATACTCTTAGAACTGAATATAATTGATCTAAATCTAGTGGTTTACTAATATAATCCGATGCACCCGCCTCTAAGCATTTTTCGCGATCATTTTTCATTGCTTTAGCTGTCAGTGCAATAATAGGTATTTCGGTCAAGTTCATCGTTTGACGAATTATAGTCATTGTTTCATAGCCATTCATATTTGGCATCATAATATCCATTAGAATGACATCTAAATCAGGTGTTTCTTCAATAATTCCCAAGGATTCCTTTCCATTGTGTGCGACAAGGACATCCATTCCTATTTTTTCAAGAGTTGTTTTAAGGGCAAATATATTTCGGTTATCATCATCAACAATCAATACTTTTTTCCCTTTAAATACATCATCATGCTTGTCATTAGACAACATGATTTCCGCGTTTCTTTCTTCCTCTTGTTTTTGCTCTTCTTTATCTATTTCTAGTCGAGCTTCTTGTTTTTTCACTTCCATTGTAGCAGCAACATTTATGTCACTAATTTGGAGCTTTGCATCAGCTATTCCATTTGGAAGACTTGGAATAGTTAGGGTAAATATACTTCCTTTTCCTTCTGAGCTTTTCAAGGAAATCCATCCACCTAGTAATCTAGCAAATTCTCTGCAAATGGATAGCCCCAGACCAGTACCTCCATATTTACGCACAGTTGCCCCATCTGCCTGCTGGAATGTTTCAAATATTAATTTATGTTTATCTCTCGGTATGCCAATTCCTGTATCTGATACCGAAATTTCCAACCACTCGCTACTTAATTCTCTCATGCTGCGACTCATTTGGTTTTTCTTCTTAACATCTAAAGTGACTGAACCACTTTCCGTAAATTTAAACGCATTGGATAATAGATTTTTTATTATTTGCTGGAATCTCTTTTCATCTGTATATAAGATATCTTTGAGTGTTTCCTGCTTATGTATAATAAATTCTACATCCTTCTGCTTCGCAACAGGAGCAAAGCTTCGTTCCAATTGTGATGTAATATCATTAATACTTACCTCACCAAAATGAACATCGAGCTTTCCTGCCTCTACTTTTGAAAGATCAAGAATATCATTTATAAGGGAAAGAAGATCTTTACCAGAAGAATGAATAACGTTCGCAAACTCCATTTCCTCTGCCGACAGACGATTTGAGTCATTTTCTGCAAGCATTTCCGAAAGAATGAGAATACTATTTAATGGCGTTCTTAATTCATGGCTCATATTTGCTAAGAACTCTGATTTATAGTTAGAATTTTGAATGACCAATTCTGTTTTCTCTTCTAATTCCTCTTTTGCTTTTTCTAAATCCTTTGTCTTCGCTTCCGCTTCTCTTGTTCGATCTTCTAGTTGTTCATTTGTAGCCATCAGTTCTTCTTTTTGCATTTGCAGCTCTTCAGACTGAGATTGTAATTCCTCTGACTGTGTTTGTAGTTCTTCGGATTGAACCTGTAACTCTTCGGTCATGGCTCTAGATTCGTTTAATAAGCGAACAATTTCCATTCTACCCATAATACTATTGATTGTTAATCCAAATGTTTCTACTATACCCACAATCAGATCTTGTTGAAGCTTCGTAAATTCAGTCATCGTTGCAAGCTCCAAGACAGCAATAACGTCTCCCTCAAACATAACTGGGACAATAATAATGCTACGTGGCGAAACATCCCCTAAACCCGTTGCGATTAAACGGTAATCACTTGGTATTTCCTTATAGTGAATCACACGCTGTTCTTTGGCACTTTGACCAATTAAGCCTTCTCCTAATTGGAAAGTGTCTCTTCCAATCGTATCACCTGATTCCGCAAATGTTGCTGCTTTCACATAAGTTTCCCTTTTTTGTTGTGTATCTTTCACATAGAATGCTCCAAAACTAGCATCTGTTTTTTTGGCCAGTTCCGTAATAAACATGTTAGATAAAGCTTCAATGGAAGAAATCCCTTGAAATTTCATGACAATATCAGCAACATTAGACTGTAACCACTCTCTTTGCTCTACATTGTCAAGAAGCTGATTAGTCGCATCTGCCAGCTCTTTTATCTCATCATTGGTTCGTACATGAATGCGTGTGTTAATGATGCCCTTAGATGCAGCAATTGTACTAATGCTGCCTGTCACTTCTTTAATCGTTCTAACAATCGATTTAGAAATTTGACTAGCTATGATAATCGCAACAAGAGATATCAAAACTAATGCACCGAATAGCCCAATAGTTACTGTATTATTTTGTTTATCCAATTTAGTTGCTTGATTTGCAGATGCTGCCTTTTCTGTATCTCTTAACGAGTTAAACTTCTCTGTAATCTCGTTTATATAATCCCGACCAGAATCTGTCTCAAAAAAAGCATTCAGTGCATCTGTATTGTTCTGTTCTTTAAATTGGATTGTTGGCTCGCCTGCTGTCCTAATCCAATTTTCAATATTATCTTTTATTTCTAATAAATTTTTCTGCTGAGCAGGTTTATCACTCATTAACTGATAAAGTTCATTAAATTGCGCTTCCCAGTTTTCCTTCCCATCGTTATATGGAATTAAGTAGCTTTGATTACCTGTAATTATAAATCCACGCTGACCAGTTTCCATATCTAATACACTTTTTTCAATGGAAGCAGTTAATTCATGTATGCGAGAATCATAATTAATAATCGAGTTACGTTCCTGTTGCAGGGATCGTATTTGATTATTGAGCAAAATTACCGATACAAGTAAACAAAGGATAATAACAATGTAACCAAGGATAATTTTGGAGCGAATTCCGAACTTGAATTTCGTTTCCATTTAAATTACCTTCCTTAAACTTAGTTTCTATTTTAATAGTATAGTATTCTCGGAAAAAATGAAAAGGAAATTTGCTCTATTTTCTTTCATTTATTCAAGTGTAAATTACTTTTGCTTTGGACTCAACATTCCTGATTTAGAATTATAATTTTTACCAATATTTACATATCATCAAGAAAGCCTGTTTTTTAGATAGGCTGTTTTCTAAAAGATTGTTGCTTTCTCAATAGAAAAAATCAATTAATGAGGAAATCTGAGCAGCCTGAATACACGTAGACTCCTGTGGGATTAGCGAGACAGCCTGAGACCCTGCAGGCGAAGCCGAAGCGGCTCAGCGCGAGCCCCACGGAAAGCGGAGTGTATTCAGGCTGCGGCTCATAGCAACAAACTTTACGAAAACAGCCTTTAGATAAAACAGACCTTCTTTTTTTCTCACTCGGTTTGCAAGCTTCCATTAAATAATATACTTAAATTTCTATCTGTAATAACACTCATTACAAATAGCAAATTTAAATCTAGCTGACAGTTCTTTTCCACATTTTTTACATACTTTACTCCGCTTTTTCCCTTTAATTCCTGCCTTTAAATGATCATTTATTTGATCACTCAATTCTCCCCTTAGCTTTTCCCAATAATATGCTTCTGTTCTCCTTTCTAATCTATATAAAAATAATAAATGAAGGCCAATAGCTTTATACGATAATTCTAATTCCTCCAAGCTATCATGTTTAATTTTTGGTTCTGGTAAATCCCTATTCTCGACAATTGCCTCCATATTCATTTTCCATTGAGAACGTAAGGTAGCCTCACTTGTTGCAAATGGCAGCTTCAAAAAGCTAAATAAATCATGTAAGGACATTCTTGCTTCCACCATTGTATCCATTATCATCTCATATAGCAGCATTTCCTCTGCTAACGATGCCTTTTTGGTACCCTCTGGACTTTTAAAATGTCCCCATAAATAAAAGAAAAGGCCGAGATTATTAGAATACTTTTGAAATCTTTCTAGTACAGCATTTGTTGGTGCAATCGTAAATCCATAAAGATCATCATCTTTTTTTTCTAATAAATACTTCATTTTTTTGCGGTCGCTTGTAAATGCCACTCTCCCAATATCATATATTCCCTTTCTTCCTGCTCTACCCGCAATCTGCTTCACTTCCTGTGAGCTTAACATCCTTCTTCTAATGCCATCAAACTTTTCATTCTCTAAGAAAACAATTCTTCTTATTGGTAAATTAAGCCCCATTCCAATAGCATCTGTTGAAACGATTACCTTTGTTTCTCCATCAATAAATCGCTGCATTTGTTTTTTTCGAGCTTCTGGAGGCATGCTTCCATAAATCACGCTTACTTGCCATCCCTTTCTTTGTAGCTCAGAAGCGGTTTCTAATACCCTTCTTCTTGAAAAACAAACAAGCGCATCGCCTTTTCTCGTGTGACTTAATTGAAATAAATCCATTTCTATTTGTAACGGCGTATCCCTGTAATACTCATAGACCTCTACATTTGTATCACCTAATAGCTGCAGAAGCATATTTTTTGCATGTAGACTGGCAATAATATGTACCTCTTTCGCATTTGCCTTCGTTATGGCCCGATACCATGAAAATCCACGTTCCTTATCTGCAATCATTTGGGATTCATCAATAACTATTACGTCATAATAATCTTTTTCATGAAACATTTCTACTGTACTAGACTGATGTTGCGCCTCCTGTACAAGCTTTTCCTCTTCTCCTGTTTTAAGGGAGCAAGGTACACCTTTCTGATTTAGTTTTTCATAAATTTCCAGTGCCAGTAATCTTAAAGGAGCCAAATATA from Niallia sp. FSL W8-0635 carries:
- a CDS encoding CheR family methyltransferase; protein product: MNNPFLNNDPEVENPDHADIEVNLLLEGIFRLSGFDFRQYNRSSITRRIYYRMKMDNIPTITRLLERVIHEEVFLEQLLNDFSINVTEMFRNPSFFRAFREQVIPHLRKYDEIRIWHAGCATGEEVFSMAILLEEEGLKEKAVIYATDMNENVLQKASKGVFPLHKMQAYTKNYMLAGGTNAFSEYYKTDHQYAYFHSDLLKNIIFAQHNLVTDQSFNEFHVIICRNVLIYFNPVLQNQVHHLFYESLSKEGFLGLGDKETLSFVDVMPKYRELAGGERLYQKMY
- a CDS encoding DEAD/DEAH box helicase, with amino-acid sequence MINLVLKSQYDRAIHQTKNLIMNDVNKYLEKQESQPTFEQYMKDRKVFIEQIWLNTWLNTATSHIRYAEKKDYLTNIGLDVSNLNKKDINRLFRNEIREVEVFPYEEWLRTKLGENKEIWKESYEEKREVFLLKVEEQKELEKKRKYTVKFSYYIEQLMEKHYEELFLYIRYLSGCNIAVEIDRNGIVLSSMEVTFEEYLSNEMDMPYNQFYFLEDRTEAYENLIFQHLIDFFPTWIKDKLPTRIKEEYEKVFNHSLSNSFLLEVSTPLLEEITEEFLEDLFPEYIIDLEKLLDIPFDLEIHKEIMEKDRKRKEQKEAEDREEQRRRKEEEARMIEDIFGKEYYPPTSRDIKYVLHTGETNTGKTFQAINRMMEANSGLYLAPLRLLALEIYEKLNQKGVPCSLKTGEEEKLVQEAQHQSSTVEMFHEKDYYDVIVIDESQMIADKERGFSWYRAITKANAKEVHIIASLHAKNMLLQLLGDTNVEVYEYYRDTPLQIEMDLFQLSHTRKGDALVCFSRRRVLETASELQRKGWQVSVIYGSMPPEARKKQMQRFIDGETKVIVSTDAIGMGLNLPIRRIVFLENEKFDGIRRRMLSSQEVKQIAGRAGRKGIYDIGRVAFTSDRKKMKYLLEKKDDDLYGFTIAPTNAVLERFQKYSNNLGLFFYLWGHFKSPEGTKKASLAEEMLLYEMIMDTMVEARMSLHDLFSFLKLPFATSEATLRSQWKMNMEAIVENRDLPEPKIKHDSLEELELSYKAIGLHLLFLYRLERRTEAYYWEKLRGELSDQINDHLKAGIKGKKRSKVCKKCGKELSARFKFAICNECYYR
- a CDS encoding ATP-binding protein, which encodes METKFKFGIRSKIILGYIVIILCLLVSVILLNNQIRSLQQERNSIINYDSRIHELTASIEKSVLDMETGQRGFIITGNQSYLIPYNDGKENWEAQFNELYQLMSDKPAQQKNLLEIKDNIENWIRTAGEPTIQFKEQNNTDALNAFFETDSGRDYINEITEKFNSLRDTEKAASANQATKLDKQNNTVTIGLFGALVLISLVAIIIASQISKSIVRTIKEVTGSISTIAASKGIINTRIHVRTNDEIKELADATNQLLDNVEQREWLQSNVADIVMKFQGISSIEALSNMFITELAKKTDASFGAFYVKDTQQKRETYVKAATFAESGDTIGRDTFQLGEGLIGQSAKEQRVIHYKEIPSDYRLIATGLGDVSPRSIIIVPVMFEGDVIAVLELATMTEFTKLQQDLIVGIVETFGLTINSIMGRMEIVRLLNESRAMTEELQVQSEELQTQSEELQSQSEELQMQKEELMATNEQLEDRTREAEAKTKDLEKAKEELEEKTELVIQNSNYKSEFLANMSHELRTPLNSILILSEMLAENDSNRLSAEEMEFANVIHSSGKDLLSLINDILDLSKVEAGKLDVHFGEVSINDITSQLERSFAPVAKQKDVEFIIHKQETLKDILYTDEKRFQQIIKNLLSNAFKFTESGSVTLDVKKKNQMSRSMRELSSEWLEISVSDTGIGIPRDKHKLIFETFQQADGATVRKYGGTGLGLSICREFARLLGGWISLKSSEGKGSIFTLTIPSLPNGIADAKLQISDINVAATMEVKKQEARLEIDKEEQKQEEERNAEIMLSNDKHDDVFKGKKVLIVDDDNRNIFALKTTLEKIGMDVLVAHNGKESLGIIEETPDLDVILMDIMMPNMNGYETMTIIRQTMNLTEIPIIALTAKAMKNDREKCLEAGASDYISKPLDLDQLYSVLRVWLVK